GGCCATGGCCTTGTCAAGGGCGGCAGGCACCAGCTTGTTCAATTGGGCGAACATCTGGACATAGACCTCCATGGGCTTGCCCCAGGCATCGTCCACATCGCCGCCCATACCGCCCACATATTCGCCGAGCGTGAAGGTCTTTCCGGCGGCTTCCCTATATTTTTCAAGGATATGGCTCTTATGCCGCTCGGTGAGCGTGAGGATCAGGTCGGAACGCTTGACGTCGCGCTCATTGAGCTGCTCGGCCACATGAGTGGACAGGTCAACACCCTTCTGCGACCAGAGAATCTGAGCATTCATCTCCACCTTGGTCTCGTAGGGGTTGACGTCAATGCCGCGCGAGATGAAGAGGGCGTCCAGGTTGTGAGACCAAGCATAGATCTTCGCGATGGTCTCGGCGGTGATGCTCCGGCCGGTATTTCCCGTATCCACAAAGGCTACCTTGAGTGGCGCCGCCCAGGCTCCCGTCTGCATGAGCGCAGCCACAAACATCGCACCGATACAGGATTTCATCCAACGCATCTTCAGCTCCCTCATCAGACCCGACCATCGTACCGCACACGATTGAAGATCCAGCGACGGCTGAAGAGACGGGGACATGGGGCCGCGACGGTGCTCCGTTTGTTGCCAAGCTGCCGCTGGCGCCCCATCATCGGCATCATCCCGCACAGGACACCCCGATCATGATGCCGCAGCGCGCGCCCCGGCCCGATGACAGCTTCCGGCCAGCCCCGGCACCGGCAAGCCCCTCGCGCCGCCGTTTCCTGGGCGGCGGCGTCGCACTGGGCCTTCTGGCAGCGGGTGTCCGGCCGGTGCGGGCGCTCCAAGGCCCGAACGTCACCGACACCGCGTGGCGGGAGTTGGAGCAGCGTCTCGCCGGCGGCCTGCTGCGG
This genomic interval from Aquabacter sp. L1I39 contains the following:
- a CDS encoding arsenate reductase/protein-tyrosine-phosphatase family protein: MRWMKSCIGAMFVAALMQTGAWAAPLKVAFVDTGNTGRSITAETIAKIYAWSHNLDALFISRGIDVNPYETKVEMNAQILWSQKGVDLSTHVAEQLNERDVKRSDLILTLTERHKSHILEKYREAAGKTFTLGEYVGGMGGDVDDAWGKPMEVYVQMFAQLNKLVPAALDKAMAGRPAPAAN